Part of the Pseudomonas abietaniphila genome is shown below.
GACGCGTGATCAAACCGAACGCCGCCAGCCCCGCAAACAGACACAGCAACGCAATCAAACCGATGGACCACAGCGCCGTGTTCAACGCCTCGCTGGTGGCGCCACGCTCGGCAAACCGGTCATGGGCTTCACCCAACAGCACCACATACAAGAAACCTGAAGGCTTGCCCATCACCATCAACGGCGCCGCGCTGAACACCTTCCGCGCGTCGAGGCTGCGCGGGTCATCGCCCAGAATCGGCAGCGGCGCCCCGCTGAGCAGTTGCCGCACCGGTTCCAGATTGACCCGATCGCGCAAGATCCGGTCTTTAGGCGCGGCGTCGCCGACGATCTTGCCGTCCATGTCCAGCAGATAAACCTCGACGCTCGGGTTGACCAGCATCAACTGACTGAACAGCTCGCGCACCGCGTCCGGCTTGAGGCCATTGGCGTCCATCAACTGCGTGTCGCGGGCGATGTGCTGGGCAAGGTCACGGGACAGCCCTTGAACCACTTCCAGCTCGTGCATTTTGTTGGAGCGCACCTGCAGCCACACCGAGGTGCCGCAACAGATCAGCAACAACAGCGCGAAGACCAGTGACAATCGCTGGGTCAAGGTCATCTTCACGAAGCATCCCCCGACGATTCACCGGGTGCCACGAACTTGTAACCGCGTCCCCACACCGTGAGGATCCGCAACGGTTGTGCCGGATCGGCTTCGATCTTGGCGCGCAGGCGATTGATGTGGGTGTTGACGGTGTGCTCGTAGCCTTCGTGGTTGTAGCCCCAGACCGAGTTGAGCAGGTCGAGCCTGGAGAACACCTTGCCCGGTTGGCGGGCGAAGAAATACAACAGGTCGAACTCTCGCGGCGTCAAGTCCAGCAAACGGCCTTCCAGCGACGCTTCACGGGTCAACGGATCGATGAACAGCCCGGCGCTCGACAGGCTTCCAGCGTCCATCTTCAGGTTGCGCGCCATGGCGTCGACCCGACGCAACAGGGCCTTGACCCGGGCCACCAGTTCCATCATCGAGAAGGGTTTGGCCAGGTAATCATCGGCGCCCAGCTCCAGGCCGAGAATCCGGTGCATCTCGCTGGAGCGCGCGCTGGTGATGATGATGGGCGTGTAGCGGGTCATGGCGCGGGCGCGTCGGCAGATCTCCAGGCCGTCCACGCCCGGCAGCATCAGGTCGAGGATCAACGCATCCCAGCCGCCTTGCTCCAGCAGGCGCAGGCCCTTTTCGCCGTCGGCACTGTGCACCACGTCAAAATGCTCGTCCCGCAGATGCAGGCAAATCAGGTCGGCGATATGGCTATCGTCCTCGACCACCAGAATGCGTTTGGGCTGATCCATTGAAAGCAAACCTTACGGGCGCATCGTTTGCGCAATGACGCCATTGTGCCGATTTTGTCGGCGCGCAGTTATCACGAATTGTTTAACTCTCGGTGAGGATTCCGGGAACAGCGCGCGCCTAGTCTTGGCTCCATCGCATCAAAGGCCTGATCCGAAAGCGGTACGGGCTGTGCCGAGGAGATCATCATGCTTTCAAGAAGACAGTTCATGGTGCTGAGCAGCAGCGCCGGGGTCGCCGCCATTGCGCTAGGCGTCTTGCCCAAGTTTGCCGACGGCGAAACCATGACGCCATCTAGCGCGTTAATGGAAGACCAGCCCATCGGCAGTTTCGAAGTCAGTCACACCGACGCTGAATGGCATGCATTGCTCAGCGACGAACAGTTTCAGGTGCTGCGCCGTGAAGCCACCGAGCGCCCGTACAGCAGCCCGCTGAACGACGAGCACCGCACGGGCACGTTCGCCTGCGCCGGTTGCCAGTTGCCGCTGTTTTCCTCGAGCACCAAGTTCGACAGCCACACCGGCTGGCCCAGCTTCTGGCAGCCACTGGACAACGCCACGGCGATCCGCACCGACACCTCGTTCGGCGTGCTGCGCAAGGAAGTCCACTGTCGCCGCTGCGGCGGACACCTGGGCCACGTCTTCACCGACGGCCCGAAACCCACCGGCCTGCGGTATTGCATGAACGGGCTGGCGATGAGTTTTGCCGAGCAGCGAAGCTGACGCACGACACCGGTTCTGTGGGAGCGAATTCATTCGCGATGCGGTGGTTCAGACGCCAGAGAGGGGTCGGATGTACCGGCCTCTCGCGAATGAATTCGCTCCCACAGGGTAATCGTCATTTTATCGAATTCACATTTGAATGGACCCACTCCCATGCTCCTGATCATCCTTGCCTATCTCGGCGGCGTGCTGACCATCGTCAGCCCGTGCATCCTGCCGGTGCTGCCGTTTGTCTTTGCCCGCACCGGCCAACCGTTCGTGCGCAGTGGCCTGCCCTTGTTGGTGGGCATGGCGGTGACCTTTGCGCTGGTGGCGACCCTGGCGGCGGTCGGCGGTGGCTGGGTCGTCCAGCTCAATCAGTACGGACGCGGTCTGGCGCTGATTTTCGTCGCGCTGTTCGGCCTCACGCTGCTGCTGCCCAAGCTCGCCGAGCGCCTGACCCGGCCATTGGTGGCCGCGGGCAGTCGTTTGTCCGAAAACGCGGGCGTGGACGCCAGACCCAGCCCGTGGGCATCGTTCATGATCGGCGTCGCCACCGGCCTGCTGTGGGCGCCGTGCGCCGGGCCTATCCTCGGTCTGGTGTTGACCGGCGCGGCATTGCAAGGCGCCAGCATCGGCACCACCTTGCTCCTGCTGGCGTACGCTGCAGGCGCTGCAACGTCCCTGGCCCTTGCGTTGTTGCTGGGCGGCAAGGTGTTCACGGCGATGAAACGCTCACTGGGTGCCGGTGAGTGGATTCGTCGCGGGCTGGGTGCTGCCATGCTGGCAGGTGTCGCCGCCATCGCGCTGGGGCTGGACACCGGCATTCTGGCCCGCGTGTCGACGGCATCGACCGGCGGCCTGGAACAGTCGTTGGTGGGTCGGCTGACCGGGCGTACCCAGCCCGACAGCAACGTCATGCAGGGCGGCGCGATGATGGCGCAAAACATCCCCGGTCGCGACGAAGGCGGCGCCAGCATGCAGGCTTCAGGGGCAATGATGATGGCCGCGAAAAACACCACGTCGAGTCTGCCGGTCGAAGGCCAACTGCCTTCGCTCGATGGCGCCGTGCAGTGGTTGAACTCCGCCCCGCTGACCGCCGAACAATTGAAAGGCAAAGTGGTGCTGGTGGATTTCTGGACCTACTCCTGCATCAACTGCCTGCGCACCCTGCCCTATGTCAAAGCCTGGGCCGACAAATACCGTGACCAGGGCCTGGTGGTGATCGGCGTTCATGCCCCTGAGTTCGCGTTCGAACGCGACGTGAAGAACGTCACCAAGGCCATGGCCGATCTGGGCATTCATTACCCGGTGGCCATCGACAACGACTACAAGATCTGGCGCGCCTTCGACAACCAATACTGGCCTGCCCACTATTTCGCCGACGCCAAGGGCCGGATCCGCTACCACCACTTTGGTGAAGGCGCTTACGACGAGTCCGAGCGCGTGATTCAGGAACTGCTGCGCGAAGCAGGCCAGAGCCAGATCACCACCGACCTGATAGATGCCAACGGCAAGGGTGTGCAGCAGGCCGCAGACATGGGCGAGGTCAAGTCGCCAGAAACCTACCTGGGCCTGGAACGCGCCGAAAACTTTGTCTCGCCGGGCGGTGCCAAGGCTGACCAGGCTACCCGCTACAGCACGCCGGACACCCTGGCACTCAACCACTGGGGCCTGGACGGTCAATGGACCATCGGCGCCGAACGCGCCAGCCTCGCGGCTGCGAACGGCAAGATTGTCTACCGCTTCCACGCCCGTGATCTGCACCTGGTGCTGGGCCCCGGCAGCGACGGCAAGCCGGTGCGCTTCAAAGTGATGATCGACGGCCAGATGCCGGGTGACGCCCACGGCACCGATGTGGCGCCAGACGGCAGCGGCACCGTGACCGAACAACGTTTGTATCAGCTCGTACGTCAATCCGGCGATGTTGCCGACCACACCTTCACCATCGAATTCAGCGATCCGGGCGTGTCCGCTTACGCCTTCACCTTCGGTTGATTCCGTTCCCGTTTCAGGAGTGTCAGAAATGAAAAAGCTCAGTGTTTCCGGTTTTACCGCTGCGTTGCCTGCCTGGCGCCGCAACGGCCTGCGGTTGTTTGCCGGGGCCGTGCTGCTGCAAACCGCCGCCTGCTCCTTTGCCGGTGCCGAAGATGCAGTGCGCATCGCGCCGCCGCAAAAGGACGAGACAGTCAGCACCTCGCACAGCGAAACGGCGGTGCTCGCTGGCGGCTGCTTCTGGGGTGTTCAGGGCGTGTTCCAGCATGTGCAAGGGGTGAAAAAAGTCGTTTCGGGTTATGCCGGCGGCAAGGCCGACACCGCGCAATACGAGCGCGTCAGTGAAGGTGACACCGGGCACGCCGAATCGGTGGAAGTGACCTTCGACCCGACCCAGGTGAGCTACGGCACACTGCTGCAGATTTTCTTCTCGGTCGCCCACAACCCCACCGAGCTGAACCGTCAGGGTCCGGACCACGGCACTCAATACCGTTCGGCGATTTTCCCGGAGACACCGGAGCAGCAGGCCGTGGCCCAGGCGTACATCGCCCAGCTCGATGCCGCCAAATCGTTCAACGCACCGATTGTCACCAAGATCGAACAGTACAACGGGTTTTATCCGGCCGAGGATTATCACCAGAACTTCCTGACCACCCACCCGACCTACCCCTACATCGTGATCAACGACTTGCCCAAGGTCGGTCAGCTGAAGCAGTTGTTCGCCGATCGGTACAGCGAGCAGCCGGTGTTGTTGAAAACCGGGCAGTAGGTTGCCGGGGGTTGATTCTGGCTCGCAACGGCTGCTCACAGGCGGGTGAACAAACCAAAGTATGAGCGCCGAAAACCTACGTATCAGCCCGTGGTACCTAGGTACAAGTGACCTCGGCCGTCGGCAGGAATACCTTTAAGTCATTCCTGTCGCCCAGGCCGATCCCTCTTCAAGCTGTGGGAAACAGACCGTAACGGACAGGCCCGTCGAAGCACACTGTGAGGAGATTCATCATGTTTGCCGAACTCGATCCACGGCCCGGGCTGAACGCCGAATTCGCCGCCGATGCCCACGGTTTGTACACCACCCTGCACGGTCACGAGCGTGAGGCGTTTCTGCAGTTGCTGGATGAACACCTGCGCACGACCGAGCAGGTGGGAGGTTTCGCCCGGGAAGTGCGCTGGCGTTTGCGCAAGCTGAATTACCAGGCCCTCAAGCAACTGTTCAAGGGCCTCGATCAATCGACCCAGCAATTCATGGTGTTCTTGCGGGCCAAAATTCACGGTTTCGATGGGACCACGAGTCAGGACTTGCTGCCTGCACTGTCGCTGCCCGACGCCGAGCAGGCTCCGGGTTTTCGGGAGTGCTTCAAGGAAATCCACCAGCTGTCACAACATCTGGCCACGTTGACCACCCGTGCACAGCACTTCATGAACAAAGCCGTCGACGCGGGCGATTACGCCACCGCCAATCTGGTGAGTGAGTTGCTGTACCGCACCAATCAACTGATCTGCAAAATCAAGCTGGACATTCCGTCCGGCGCCTCGTTCACCAGCGAGTGCCGCCAGCCGACCCGTCCACATACCTGGTTTTCGACCATGGAAGTATGGGCACAAAGCCCGGGGCTCCTGGCCGTTACCGCCACCGACAGTCACCGTCTGTAAATCCACTCGCCGTGCCGTTTCTCTCCTCCCTTTGGCGCCCTGAACGGGCGCTTTTTTTTACTTCCCGATCAGGCATGGGTCATGTTCGCGTCATGAATTTCACCTGTTAATAAGAACGGGCTACGCTCACTCGATTCGAATGAAAAGATCTGCGCGGAAAGAATATTCAAATGAATGGGGCAGTCATCCCTCAGATGCATTGAACCGCTCTACTTCAAGGTCCATGGACCTTGGACGTGAGCAAGCAACACGAAAAAAGGCGCACGAGCGTCCAAGAACATGTCCGTTGATCCAGCGAGACTAACCGTCCCTAACCGGAGCCTGATAATGAACAAACTCACCACCGTGGCGGGCGCACCCGTCGTCGATAACCAGAACTCCCAATCGGCCGGCCCACGCGGCCCGCTGATGCTGCAAGACGTATGGTTGCTGGAAAAACTGGCCCACTTCGACCGTGAAGTCATCCCGGAGCGTCGCATGCACGCAAAAGGGTCTGGCGCCTTCGGCACCTTTACCGTGACCCACGACATCAGCCGCTACACCAAAGCGCAGCTGTTCTCGGACATCGGCAAGCAAACCGACATTTTTATTCGCTTCTCCACCGTGGCCGGTGAGCGCGGCGCTGCGGACGCCGAGCGCGACATCCGTGGTTTCGCCATCAAGTTCTACACTGAGCAAGGCAACTGGGACCTGGTGGGCAATAACACGCCGGTGTTCTTCCTGCGTGACCCGCTGAAATTCCCGGACCTGAACCACGCAATCAAACGCGACCCGCGCACCAACATGCGCAGCGCCGACAACAACTGGGATTTCTGGAGTTCGCTGCCTGAAGCGTTGCACCAGGTGACCGTGGTCATGAGCGACCGTGGCCTGCCCAAGTCCTATCGTCACATGCACGGTTTTGGCAGCCACACCTTCAGCTTCATCAGCCCGCAAAACGAGCGCTTCTGGGTCAAGTTCACGCTGAAAACCCAGCAAGGCATCGCGAACCTCACCGATCAGGAAGCGGCCGATCTGGTGGCCGGTGATCGCGAGACCCACCAGCGCGACCTGTACGACAGCATCGAAAAAGGCGACTTCCCGCAGTGGAAGATGTTCGTGCAGATCATGCCGGAGCAGGACGCCAACACGTACAAGATCCATCCGTTCGACCTCACCAAAGTCTGGCCGCACGCGGACTACCCGTTGATCGAAGTCGGCACGCTGGAGTTGAACCGCAACCCGGAAAACTATTTCCACGACGTGGAACAGGCTGCCTTCAACCCGGCGAACGTCGTACCCGGCATCAGCTTCTCGCCGGACAAGATGCTGCAAGGTCGTCTGTTCTCTTACGGCGATGCACAGCGCTACCGCCTGGGCGTCAACCATCATCAGATCCCGGTCAATGCGCCACAGTGCCCAGTCAACAGCTACCACCGCGACGGTCAGATGCGCGTGGACCGCAACGGCGGCGGCACCATCGGCTACGAGCCCAACAGCAAGGGTGCGTGGGTCGAACAACCGGACTTTTCCGAGCCACCGCTGGAGCTGCATGGCGCGGCAGCGAACTGGGATTTCCGCAAGGACGATGACGACTACTACTCGCAGCCTCGCGCATTGTTCCGCCTGATGACCCCGGCGCAGCAGCAGGTGCTGTTCGACAACACCGCTCGCGCTATCAGCGGTGCGTCGGCGGTGGTCAAGCAGCGTCACATCGACAACTGCACCAAGGCTGACCCCGCATATGGCGCAGGCGTTGCCGCCGCCATCGAGATGCTCGGCTGACGCACATTCGGCGTTGACACAAAGGGGTGTTCAGGCGACGGTACTGACACCCCTTTTTCTTGCGCCGTTTTTACCTGCGTATTCTGTGGAGCGACCCGCCATGAACGAACTCCAGCAATTGAACGAAAGCCACGGTCTGCTGCTGGTGTTCGTCAACGTGCTGCTGGAGCAGATCGGCTTGCCGGTCCCGGCGTACCCGACGCTGATCGTCACCGGCGCGCTGGCCATGCAAAGCAAGCCGTTGCTGGGCGCAGGCGTGCTGGTCGCCATGTTCGCCTGCCTTATCGCCGATGGTCTGTGGTATTGGGCGGGCAAACGTTATGGCGGCGTGCTGCTGAAATCCATCTGCAAAATTTCTCTGTCCCAGGACACCTGCATTCGTCAGGGCCTGAACGTCTACGACCGCGTCGGCCCGCGCGCCATGCTGCTGTCGAAATTCCTGCCCGGCGCGGGTGCTCTGGTCACTACAGTGGCGGGCATGAACGGTACGCCGATCGCTACGTTCATGCGTTACTCCCTCGCGGGCTCCTTCATATGGGCCGGCTCGGCGCTGCTGCTGGGCATGCTGTTCACCGACGCCATCATTCCGCTGCTAAGCCTGTTGGCCGGCTATCTGCCCATCGCCATTGCAGGCGTGCTGGCCGCTCTCGGGCTGTTCATTGGCTGGAAATACTGGAAGCGTCGGCACCTCTTGTCTCGCACCTCGAAAGTGCCACGCATTACCGTGCCCGAACTGCTTGCCCTGCGTGACTCGGAGGACGCGCCCGTGGTCATCGATGTGCGCCCCAAATTTCATACCGCCGTGGTCGAAGGCATTCCCGGCGCGGTATCGATCAGTCTTGAAGAGCCGCTGGAGCCCTGGCTCGAGCAACTGACCGACGTCGACATGGTGTTTTATTGCGCTTGCCCGAACGAGTTGTCGGCCGCTCTCCTGGCGCAGAAACTGCGCGCACATGGCCTGACACGGGGCAAGGCACTGGTCGGCGGGCTGGACGCCTGGCGAGAAGCACACGACGCATCCGATACACCGGGCCAGACCGCGACAGCCTAACCCGACCTGGCATCCATCAGGCGATGTCGATGACCACCTTCCCTTGGTTGCCTGCGCGGCTGACGCGTTCATACGCCTGATTGACGTCCGCCAGGGTAAAGCGCTGCTCGTCCAGTATCACCCGGAGTTGTCCGGCTTCGGCCATCCGCGTGGCCTCGGCCATGATTTCCCCGTGGTGCTTGCGCCCCTTCCCGGTCAGTAAAGGCAAAAGGGTCAACACGCCGGAATAGGTGGCGCCACGAAACGACAGCGGTGCCAGCACATGCTCGCCCCAACCCAGACAGCTCAGCACATGCCCAGTGTAGGTTTTGGCGGCGGCGAACGAAGCGTCCAGCGTGCTGCCGCCCACGGTGTCATAAACGATGTCGAAACCCTCGCCGTGGGTGTGCATCGTCAGATAGTCATCGACGGAGTTGCTGCGGTAATCGATGGCGATGGCGCCAAAGCGTTCGATGGCAGCGCGGCTGTGTGCCGACCCGGTGGCGAACACGTCGGCGCCTCGGGCCCTGGCAATCTGCACCGCGACATGCCCCACGCCGCCAGCGCCGCCGTGAATCAGGACTTTCTGGCCACTGCGCACGTTGGCGCGGTCCACCAGTCCTTCCCAGGCCGTTATGAAGATCAAGGGAAGCGCAGCGGCCTCGCGCATGCTCAGGTTGCTCGGCTTGCGAGCCAGCAAATCGGCATCCGTTGCGATGTACTGCGCCAGCGCGCCCTGATGGCCGCCGATGCCGCCTGCCATGCCGTAGACTTCATCGCCGACCGCAAAGGCAGTCACGCCTGCGCCGACCTATTCCACCACGCCGGCCACGTCCATGCCCAAGACCGCTGGCAGCAACTGTCTGGCATGGCCACCCTTGCCTGCGCTGATCTTGGTGTCCAGCGGGTTGACAGCGCTAGCCACCACCCGCACCAGCACCTGGCCTGCGCCGGGCGACGGTTTCTGCAGGGTCTGGACTTCAAGAGGTTGTTGATGTGTGACGGCGACAGCGGCCTGCATGGTGTTACGGGGATGAGTGCTCATGGTGCTCTCCGATTCAGTGACCCGGTATCGGGTGATGAGGCCAGTCTGTGCCCAAACTAGAATTCCGATAAGCCGCCAAATAGCTATAGTATTCATTCCATAAAACCACTAACTGAGGCCGCGATGGACACGCTTGAAGCCATGACCGTATTTGTCAGGGTTGTCGAACGGGGGAGTTTTTCGGCAGTGGCGCGCGAGCTGGGCACGACGCAGCCCACCGTCAGCAAGCAGATCAGCGCGC
Proteins encoded:
- a CDS encoding response regulator transcription factor, with protein sequence MDQPKRILVVEDDSHIADLICLHLRDEHFDVVHSADGEKGLRLLEQGGWDALILDLMLPGVDGLEICRRARAMTRYTPIIITSARSSEMHRILGLELGADDYLAKPFSMMELVARVKALLRRVDAMARNLKMDAGSLSSAGLFIDPLTREASLEGRLLDLTPREFDLLYFFARQPGKVFSRLDLLNSVWGYNHEGYEHTVNTHINRLRAKIEADPAQPLRILTVWGRGYKFVAPGESSGDAS
- the msrB gene encoding peptide-methionine (R)-S-oxide reductase MsrB; amino-acid sequence: MLSRRQFMVLSSSAGVAAIALGVLPKFADGETMTPSSALMEDQPIGSFEVSHTDAEWHALLSDEQFQVLRREATERPYSSPLNDEHRTGTFACAGCQLPLFSSSTKFDSHTGWPSFWQPLDNATAIRTDTSFGVLRKEVHCRRCGGHLGHVFTDGPKPTGLRYCMNGLAMSFAEQRS
- a CDS encoding cytochrome c biogenesis protein DipZ encodes the protein MLLIILAYLGGVLTIVSPCILPVLPFVFARTGQPFVRSGLPLLVGMAVTFALVATLAAVGGGWVVQLNQYGRGLALIFVALFGLTLLLPKLAERLTRPLVAAGSRLSENAGVDARPSPWASFMIGVATGLLWAPCAGPILGLVLTGAALQGASIGTTLLLLAYAAGAATSLALALLLGGKVFTAMKRSLGAGEWIRRGLGAAMLAGVAAIALGLDTGILARVSTASTGGLEQSLVGRLTGRTQPDSNVMQGGAMMAQNIPGRDEGGASMQASGAMMMAAKNTTSSLPVEGQLPSLDGAVQWLNSAPLTAEQLKGKVVLVDFWTYSCINCLRTLPYVKAWADKYRDQGLVVIGVHAPEFAFERDVKNVTKAMADLGIHYPVAIDNDYKIWRAFDNQYWPAHYFADAKGRIRYHHFGEGAYDESERVIQELLREAGQSQITTDLIDANGKGVQQAADMGEVKSPETYLGLERAENFVSPGGAKADQATRYSTPDTLALNHWGLDGQWTIGAERASLAAANGKIVYRFHARDLHLVLGPGSDGKPVRFKVMIDGQMPGDAHGTDVAPDGSGTVTEQRLYQLVRQSGDVADHTFTIEFSDPGVSAYAFTFG
- the msrA gene encoding peptide-methionine (S)-S-oxide reductase MsrA; translation: MKKLSVSGFTAALPAWRRNGLRLFAGAVLLQTAACSFAGAEDAVRIAPPQKDETVSTSHSETAVLAGGCFWGVQGVFQHVQGVKKVVSGYAGGKADTAQYERVSEGDTGHAESVEVTFDPTQVSYGTLLQIFFSVAHNPTELNRQGPDHGTQYRSAIFPETPEQQAVAQAYIAQLDAAKSFNAPIVTKIEQYNGFYPAEDYHQNFLTTHPTYPYIVINDLPKVGQLKQLFADRYSEQPVLLKTGQ
- a CDS encoding catalase — translated: MNKLTTVAGAPVVDNQNSQSAGPRGPLMLQDVWLLEKLAHFDREVIPERRMHAKGSGAFGTFTVTHDISRYTKAQLFSDIGKQTDIFIRFSTVAGERGAADAERDIRGFAIKFYTEQGNWDLVGNNTPVFFLRDPLKFPDLNHAIKRDPRTNMRSADNNWDFWSSLPEALHQVTVVMSDRGLPKSYRHMHGFGSHTFSFISPQNERFWVKFTLKTQQGIANLTDQEAADLVAGDRETHQRDLYDSIEKGDFPQWKMFVQIMPEQDANTYKIHPFDLTKVWPHADYPLIEVGTLELNRNPENYFHDVEQAAFNPANVVPGISFSPDKMLQGRLFSYGDAQRYRLGVNHHQIPVNAPQCPVNSYHRDGQMRVDRNGGGTIGYEPNSKGAWVEQPDFSEPPLELHGAAANWDFRKDDDDYYSQPRALFRLMTPAQQQVLFDNTARAISGASAVVKQRHIDNCTKADPAYGAGVAAAIEMLG
- a CDS encoding VTT domain-containing protein, encoding MNELQQLNESHGLLLVFVNVLLEQIGLPVPAYPTLIVTGALAMQSKPLLGAGVLVAMFACLIADGLWYWAGKRYGGVLLKSICKISLSQDTCIRQGLNVYDRVGPRAMLLSKFLPGAGALVTTVAGMNGTPIATFMRYSLAGSFIWAGSALLLGMLFTDAIIPLLSLLAGYLPIAIAGVLAALGLFIGWKYWKRRHLLSRTSKVPRITVPELLALRDSEDAPVVIDVRPKFHTAVVEGIPGAVSISLEEPLEPWLEQLTDVDMVFYCACPNELSAALLAQKLRAHGLTRGKALVGGLDAWREAHDASDTPGQTATA